The following coding sequences lie in one Pseudomonas syringae CC1557 genomic window:
- a CDS encoding hybrid sensor histidine kinase/response regulator, producing MADRHDYVALEWLKGEIAETLRQARQALDTFIEDPTNSAAMADCLDLVHQVHGSLQMIEFYGAALLAEEIEQLALAVQQNRVSHPVESEQLLIQAMSQLPIYLERIHSARRDLPLVVLPLLNDLRSARGESLLSETSLFAPQLVSVPPLDDDELARRNTPELPNLLRKLRQTLQAALAGLMREQGVQTQLGYMAKVFARLEQLCEDAPLGPLWRIATALVETMLNGNFTNSPALRSLLKDADKELKRLTEQGVTGINQPAPEELLKSLLFYIAKSDSVAPKMLDLKDQYALADALPGNDVVDEERARMAGPDRDAMRSVIVALCEGLVRVKERLDVFVRGDRQHVSELNALLPPLRQIADTLAVLGFGQPRKVIIDQLSVVLGLAQGQREPSDAALMDVAGALLYVESTLAGMAGSSEPSSREESRLPTTDLTQIHQLVIREARTVLQQAKDVIVDYIDGEWDRQRLDPLCALLVQVRGALAMIPLARAASLLAACNEYIQEHLLVDDTRPGWVQLDCLADTISGIEYYLERMLEDHEAPGDQILDMAQQSLARLGYSPAADTLDVPLLDEIITQDELLELDDRKALVSPTQTIAQVLASPVSAVNPPARNVPTSLLPPSPGEEAVDDELRDVFLEEADEVLDALREYLPRWFASLNSGGHWDSTALTEVRRAFHTLKGSGRMVRALILSELAWSVENLLNRVLEGSVLPGLEVQQLMHEVLALLPSVIRDFAENAQRQRNDVDLLAARAHALANGLEPPSLATPDDHASGETLDPQLLEIFRQEAQGHLGTLSRFLDTAEQASSPSISDSVLRALHTLKGSAHMAGVLPIAELASPLDQLVREYKANLIDIGAPELDLLRSAEPLFRLGLEQLDTTPLAEMPGAAGVIEAAHMLLDDRLAAVLRESENGLRIKRNPQLIASFLAEGMDIVLDAENLLRRWRQHPGERQELSALLDELTTLGHGAHLADLPQVDELCEALLDLYGAVEESSLAVSERFFDEAEHAHEALINMLDQVAAGQDVEPRPECVRALHELLAQALDPSATGLIKSDGQHTLSVTELNAATEQLAREEVQLKASSLDDEIVEIFLEEAVDILDSAGQALQRWLAEPENPAPLSSLQRDLHTLKGGARMAEVVEVGDLAHELENLYEGLIDRRISFSPELAELLHESHDHLAILLEQLYRHEALSDPSALIEALGNCRNTGHAKPEVPVPSEVSDEPPEHDTELREIFLEEGFDIIESSGAALVRWQADPHNLLEVENLLRDLHTLKGGARMVEIAPIGDLAHELETLYEGLSTGSMQPDSLMIGLLQSGHDVLADMLDAVRTDKPMPDATLLIDKIRALASLEPGARVAVAAPLEVAAEPVVTVAPVADADTERGGPEMVKVPAEQLENLVNLAGETSIFRGRIEQQMLDAQVALVEMETTIERMRDQLRRLDMETQGRILSREQVQAERLGYEEFDPLEMDRHSQLQQLSRALFESASDLMDLKETLGARARDAETLLSQQARVNTQLQEGLMRTRMVPFERLVPRLRRVVRQVASELNKKVHFEVGNAEGEMDRNVLERMVAPLEHMLRNAVDHGLESTEKRVAAGKPEQGRISLELMYEGGDIVIELSDDGSGVDLAAVRRKAIKRGMIDPAADLSDHEVLPFILQAGFSTSEIITQISGRGVGMDVVHAEVKQLGGSMVIDSVPGKGTRFRIRLPISVSVNRALMVTCGEEQYAVPLNTVDGIVRVMANELDAYYQTVPPRYQYGGRSYELRYLGELLGNSPPRLVGQLQPLPVLLVHLQDQWVAVQVDALAGSREIVVKSLGAQFSGVQGISGATILGDGRVVLILDLMAQIRTLQGLPFRGLTPVSYSEVEHARPLLVMVVDDSVTVRKVTSRLLERHGMHVLTAKDGIDAMSLLQEHTPDIMLLDIEMPRMDGFEVASQIRQDEELKGLPIIMITSRSGQKHRDRAMALGVNEYLSKPYQETVLLESIAYWSQVHV from the coding sequence ATGGCTGATCGTCACGATTACGTCGCTCTTGAATGGCTCAAGGGCGAGATCGCCGAGACGCTTCGTCAGGCACGCCAGGCGCTCGACACCTTCATAGAAGACCCGACCAACAGTGCGGCGATGGCCGACTGCCTGGACCTGGTGCATCAGGTTCACGGCAGCCTGCAAATGATCGAGTTCTATGGTGCCGCGCTGCTGGCCGAAGAAATCGAGCAATTGGCGCTGGCGGTGCAGCAGAATCGCGTGAGTCATCCGGTAGAGTCCGAACAGCTGTTGATTCAGGCCATGAGCCAGCTGCCGATTTATCTGGAGCGCATACATTCCGCACGTCGCGACCTGCCACTGGTGGTCTTGCCGCTGCTCAATGACCTGCGCAGTGCACGGGGCGAAAGCCTGCTTTCGGAAACCAGTCTGTTCGCCCCGCAACTGGTCAGTGTCCCACCGCTCGATGATGACGAACTGGCACGCCGCAACACGCCGGAGCTGCCGAACCTGTTACGCAAACTGCGCCAGACCTTGCAGGCCGCACTGGCCGGCCTGATGCGCGAGCAGGGCGTGCAGACCCAGCTCGGTTACATGGCCAAGGTGTTTGCCCGGCTGGAGCAACTGTGTGAAGACGCGCCACTGGGCCCGCTCTGGCGAATCGCCACGGCGTTGGTCGAAACCATGCTCAATGGCAATTTCACCAACAGCCCGGCGCTGCGCAGCCTGTTGAAGGATGCCGACAAGGAACTCAAGCGTCTGACTGAACAGGGCGTCACCGGCATCAACCAGCCGGCGCCTGAAGAATTGTTGAAAAGCCTGCTGTTCTACATCGCCAAATCCGACAGCGTGGCGCCGAAGATGCTCGATCTCAAGGATCAGTACGCGCTGGCGGACGCCTTGCCCGGCAACGACGTGGTCGATGAAGAGCGCGCGCGGATGGCCGGGCCTGACCGTGATGCCATGCGCTCGGTGATCGTGGCCTTGTGCGAAGGACTGGTGCGGGTCAAGGAACGGCTCGACGTGTTCGTGCGCGGCGACCGCCAGCACGTCAGTGAACTCAATGCCTTGCTGCCACCGCTGCGGCAGATTGCCGACACCCTGGCGGTGCTGGGTTTTGGCCAGCCACGCAAGGTGATTATCGATCAACTGAGCGTCGTGCTGGGGCTGGCCCAGGGGCAGCGTGAGCCCAGCGATGCCGCGCTGATGGATGTGGCGGGGGCCTTGCTGTACGTCGAGTCGACGCTCGCGGGCATGGCGGGCAGCAGCGAGCCGTCCAGCCGCGAAGAGAGCCGTTTGCCGACCACCGACCTGACGCAGATCCATCAACTGGTGATTCGCGAAGCGCGCACTGTGTTGCAGCAGGCCAAGGACGTGATCGTCGACTACATCGACGGCGAGTGGGACCGGCAGCGGCTCGATCCTCTCTGTGCCCTGCTGGTGCAGGTGCGCGGTGCGCTGGCGATGATCCCGCTGGCGCGTGCGGCCAGCCTGCTGGCGGCCTGCAACGAATACATCCAGGAACACCTGCTGGTCGACGATACCCGGCCGGGCTGGGTGCAGCTCGATTGCCTGGCCGACACCATCTCCGGGATCGAGTATTACCTGGAGCGTATGCTCGAAGACCACGAGGCGCCGGGTGATCAGATTCTCGACATGGCTCAGCAGAGCCTGGCGCGTCTGGGCTATTCACCCGCAGCGGACACCCTTGACGTGCCACTGCTCGACGAAATCATCACCCAGGACGAACTGCTCGAACTGGACGACCGCAAGGCGCTGGTCAGCCCGACGCAAACCATTGCTCAAGTCCTTGCCAGCCCGGTGTCTGCGGTCAACCCGCCGGCCCGTAACGTACCGACCAGCCTGCTGCCGCCATCGCCGGGAGAAGAGGCGGTCGACGACGAGTTGCGCGATGTCTTTCTCGAAGAGGCAGACGAAGTGCTCGATGCGCTGCGTGAGTACCTGCCGCGCTGGTTTGCCTCGCTGAATAGCGGCGGCCATTGGGACAGTACGGCGCTGACCGAAGTGCGCCGGGCGTTTCATACGCTCAAGGGCAGTGGGCGCATGGTGCGCGCGCTGATCCTCAGCGAACTCGCCTGGTCAGTCGAAAACCTGCTTAACCGGGTGCTGGAAGGCAGCGTGCTGCCGGGCCTTGAAGTGCAACAACTGATGCACGAGGTGCTGGCGCTGCTGCCCTCGGTCATTCGTGATTTTGCGGAGAATGCGCAACGCCAGCGCAACGATGTCGACCTGCTGGCGGCCCGTGCCCACGCGTTGGCCAATGGTCTTGAACCGCCCTCATTGGCCACGCCCGATGATCACGCGTCAGGCGAGACGCTCGACCCGCAATTGCTGGAGATTTTCCGTCAGGAAGCGCAGGGCCATCTGGGCACCTTGAGCCGCTTTCTCGACACGGCCGAGCAAGCGAGTTCGCCATCGATCAGCGACAGCGTGCTGCGCGCCCTGCATACGCTCAAGGGCAGCGCACACATGGCCGGGGTGTTGCCGATTGCCGAACTGGCCAGCCCGCTCGATCAACTGGTGCGTGAGTACAAGGCCAACCTGATCGACATCGGTGCGCCGGAACTGGACCTGTTGCGCAGCGCCGAACCGCTGTTTCGCCTAGGCCTGGAGCAGTTGGACACAACGCCGCTGGCCGAAATGCCCGGCGCGGCCGGAGTGATCGAGGCTGCCCATATGCTGCTCGACGACCGACTCGCGGCGGTGCTGCGCGAGTCGGAAAATGGGCTGCGCATCAAGCGCAATCCCCAGCTGATTGCCAGCTTTCTGGCCGAAGGCATGGACATCGTCCTCGACGCCGAAAACCTGTTGCGGCGCTGGCGTCAGCACCCTGGTGAACGTCAGGAGTTGAGCGCACTGCTCGACGAACTGACGACGCTCGGGCATGGCGCACACCTGGCCGATCTGCCTCAGGTGGATGAGCTGTGCGAGGCCTTGCTCGACCTGTATGGCGCTGTCGAGGAAAGCAGTCTGGCGGTCAGCGAGCGGTTTTTCGATGAGGCGGAGCACGCCCACGAAGCCTTGATCAACATGCTTGATCAAGTGGCGGCCGGTCAGGATGTCGAGCCCCGCCCGGAATGCGTGCGTGCCCTGCACGAGTTGCTGGCTCAGGCACTGGACCCATCGGCAACCGGCCTGATCAAGAGCGATGGCCAGCACACCTTGAGCGTGACAGAGCTCAACGCGGCGACCGAGCAGTTGGCCAGAGAGGAAGTGCAGCTCAAGGCCTCCAGCCTGGACGACGAGATCGTCGAGATATTCCTGGAAGAAGCCGTCGATATCCTCGACAGCGCAGGACAGGCCTTGCAACGCTGGCTGGCTGAACCGGAAAACCCGGCGCCGTTGAGCTCGCTGCAACGTGATCTGCACACCCTCAAGGGCGGAGCACGGATGGCCGAGGTGGTCGAGGTCGGCGACCTCGCGCATGAACTGGAGAACCTCTACGAGGGCCTGATCGACCGGCGTATCAGTTTTTCTCCCGAGCTGGCGGAATTACTGCATGAGAGCCATGACCACCTGGCAATCCTGCTGGAACAACTGTATCGGCATGAAGCGCTCAGCGATCCTTCGGCGTTGATCGAAGCGTTGGGCAACTGTCGTAACACTGGGCATGCAAAGCCTGAGGTGCCAGTACCTTCCGAGGTGAGCGACGAGCCGCCCGAGCATGATACCGAGCTGCGCGAAATCTTCCTCGAAGAAGGTTTCGACATCATCGAGAGCTCCGGTGCAGCGCTGGTCCGCTGGCAGGCCGATCCGCACAACCTGCTGGAAGTCGAGAACCTGCTGCGCGACCTGCACACCCTCAAGGGCGGCGCGCGCATGGTTGAAATCGCGCCCATCGGCGATCTCGCGCACGAGCTGGAAACGCTTTACGAAGGGCTGTCCACGGGCAGCATGCAGCCTGACTCACTGATGATCGGCCTGTTGCAGAGCGGTCATGACGTACTGGCCGACATGCTCGATGCCGTGCGTACTGACAAGCCGATGCCCGACGCCACGTTGCTGATCGACAAGATCCGCGCCCTGGCCAGTCTTGAGCCGGGTGCCAGGGTGGCGGTTGCTGCCCCACTGGAAGTCGCTGCGGAACCTGTCGTGACGGTCGCACCGGTTGCCGACGCCGACACCGAGCGCGGCGGCCCGGAAATGGTCAAGGTGCCCGCCGAACAGCTGGAAAATCTGGTCAACCTGGCAGGCGAGACGTCGATCTTCCGCGGGCGCATCGAACAGCAGATGCTGGATGCGCAGGTGGCGCTGGTGGAGATGGAAACCACCATCGAACGGATGCGCGATCAACTGCGGCGCCTTGATATGGAAACCCAGGGGCGGATTCTCAGCCGCGAACAGGTCCAGGCCGAGCGCCTGGGTTATGAAGAATTCGATCCGCTGGAAATGGACCGCCATTCCCAGCTGCAACAATTGTCGCGTGCGCTGTTCGAGTCCGCGTCCGACCTGATGGACCTCAAGGAAACCCTTGGCGCCCGCGCCCGTGACGCAGAAACCCTGTTGTCACAACAAGCCAGGGTCAACACCCAGTTGCAGGAAGGCCTGATGCGTACGCGCATGGTGCCGTTCGAGCGGCTGGTGCCGCGCTTGCGTCGTGTGGTGCGCCAAGTGGCTTCGGAGCTGAATAAGAAAGTCCATTTCGAGGTCGGCAATGCCGAGGGGGAAATGGACCGCAACGTGTTGGAGCGCATGGTCGCACCGCTGGAGCACATGCTGCGCAATGCCGTCGATCATGGTCTTGAAAGCACTGAAAAACGTGTTGCCGCCGGCAAACCGGAGCAGGGCCGAATCAGTCTGGAACTGATGTATGAAGGCGGCGATATCGTGATCGAGCTGAGCGATGACGGCTCGGGTGTCGATCTGGCGGCGGTGCGCCGCAAGGCCATCAAGCGCGGCATGATTGATCCGGCCGCCGACCTGTCCGATCACGAAGTACTGCCGTTCATCCTTCAGGCAGGTTTTTCCACCAGCGAGATCATCACCCAGATTTCCGGACGCGGGGTCGGGATGGACGTGGTGCATGCCGAGGTCAAGCAACTGGGCGGCTCGATGGTCATCGACTCGGTGCCCGGCAAAGGCACGCGTTTCCGTATCCGGCTGCCGATTTCGGTGTCGGTCAACCGTGCGCTGATGGTGACCTGCGGCGAAGAGCAGTATGCGGTGCCGCTCAATACCGTCGATGGCATCGTGCGGGTGATGGCCAACGAACTGGACGCCTACTACCAGACCGTTCCGCCGCGTTATCAATATGGCGGGCGCAGCTACGAGTTGCGCTACCTTGGCGAACTGCTGGGCAACAGCCCGCCGAGGCTGGTCGGCCAGTTGCAGCCGCTGCCGGTGTTGCTGGTGCATTTGCAGGATCAGTGGGTGGCAGTGCAGGTCGATGCGCTGGCTGGTTCGCGAGAAATCGTGGTCAAGAGCCTTGGCGCGCAGTTTTCCGGCGTGCAAGGTATTTCCGGCGCGACCATTCTGGGCGATGGCCGTGTGGTGCTGATTCTGGACCTCATGGCGCAGATTCGAACCTTGCAGGGCCTGCCGTTCCGAGGGCTGACGCCTGTCTCGTACAGCGAAGTCGAGCACGCCCGGCCGCTGCTGGTGATGGTCGTGGACGATTCGGTGACCGTGCGCAAAGTCACCAGCCGCTTGCTCGAACGGCACGGCATGCACGTGCTGACCGCCAAGGACGGGATAGACGCCATGAGCTTATTGCAGGAACACACCCCCGACATCATGTTGCTGGACATCGAAATGCCGCGCATGGACGGTTTTGAAGTCGCCAGTCAGATTCGTCAGGATGAAGAACTCAAGGGGCTGCCGATCATAATGATCACCTCTCGCTCCGGCCAGAAACACCGTGACAGGGCCATGGCGCTGGGTGTCAACGAGTACCTGAGCAAGCCTTATCAGGAAACCGTGTTGCTGGAGAGCATTGCCTACTGGAGTCAGGTCCATGTCTGA
- a CDS encoding methyl-accepting chemotaxis protein: MGNTGRSLEGARSRTQIILLFVALIVFIMLLFANFAYLNTQSNYDKQYIGHAGELRVLSQRIAKNATEAAAGKTPAFKLLADARNDFDVRWGYLRKGDPATGLPAAPDLIREELRTVQKDWEGLRKSTDVILASEQTVLSLHQVAATLAETIPQLQAEYEKVVEILLQSRAPAAQVVVAQRQALLAERILGSVNTVLAGDETAVQAADAFGRDASQFGRVLNGMLEGNATLRISQVEDRDARARLAEIAELFEFVSGSVDEILETSPELYQVREASGNIFNTSQTLLDETSVLANSLENLAKRRTINTVGGYVLGLLALMSIILIGLVMVRETNRQLRETAQKSERNQNAIMRLLDEIESLADGDLTVTASVTEDFTGAIADSINYSIDRLRELVVTINLTAEQVASAVTDTQATAMQLSAASEHQALQISAASTAVNDMAASIDQVSANASESSAVAERSVAIANKGNEVVHNTIHGMDNIREQIQDTSKRIKRLGESSQEIGDIVSLIDDIADQTNILALNAAIQASMAGDAGRGFAVVADEVQRLAERSSSATKQIETLVRAIQNDTNEAVISMEQTTSEVVRGARLAQDAGVALGEIEGVSRVLAELIESITDAAHQQAESAGQISKTMTVIQQTTSQTTSGTAATAESIGNLAKMASEMRRSVSGFTLPPSKKIG, translated from the coding sequence ATGGGTAATACAGGCAGGTCACTGGAAGGTGCGCGAAGCAGGACGCAGATTATTCTGCTGTTCGTCGCGCTCATCGTTTTCATCATGTTGTTGTTCGCCAACTTTGCTTACCTCAACACGCAGTCGAACTACGACAAGCAATACATCGGGCATGCTGGCGAATTGCGCGTTCTGTCCCAGCGTATTGCGAAAAACGCCACTGAAGCGGCGGCGGGCAAAACCCCGGCGTTCAAGTTGTTGGCCGACGCCCGCAACGATTTCGACGTGCGCTGGGGTTACCTGAGAAAAGGCGACCCGGCTACCGGGCTGCCGGCTGCACCGGATCTGATCCGTGAAGAGTTGCGTACCGTTCAGAAAGACTGGGAAGGGCTGCGCAAGAGCACAGACGTGATCCTGGCCAGCGAGCAGACGGTATTGTCGCTGCACCAGGTGGCCGCCACGCTGGCGGAAACCATCCCGCAATTGCAGGCCGAGTACGAGAAAGTCGTCGAGATCCTCCTGCAAAGCCGTGCGCCCGCTGCGCAGGTGGTGGTTGCCCAGCGCCAGGCGTTGCTGGCCGAGCGTATTCTGGGCTCGGTGAATACTGTGCTGGCCGGTGACGAAACGGCAGTTCAGGCGGCCGACGCATTTGGCCGCGACGCCAGCCAGTTCGGCCGCGTGCTGAACGGCATGCTGGAAGGCAACGCAACGCTGCGCATTTCTCAGGTCGAAGACCGCGATGCGCGGGCGCGATTGGCGGAAATTGCCGAGCTGTTCGAGTTCGTGTCCGGTTCGGTGGACGAGATTCTGGAAACCTCGCCCGAGCTGTATCAGGTGCGTGAGGCGTCCGGCAACATTTTCAACACGTCGCAAACCCTGCTTGATGAAACCTCGGTACTTGCCAACAGCCTGGAAAATCTGGCCAAACGCCGCACCATTAACACCGTCGGCGGTTATGTGCTGGGTCTGCTGGCGCTGATGTCGATCATCCTGATCGGTCTGGTGATGGTCCGGGAGACCAATCGGCAGTTGCGCGAAACCGCACAGAAGAGCGAGCGAAATCAGAACGCGATCATGCGTCTGCTGGACGAGATCGAAAGCCTCGCCGACGGCGACCTGACGGTAACTGCCTCGGTGACTGAGGACTTTACCGGCGCGATTGCCGACTCCATCAACTATTCCATCGACCGGCTGCGCGAACTGGTAGTGACCATCAACCTCACGGCCGAGCAGGTCGCGTCCGCGGTCACCGACACCCAGGCCACGGCCATGCAGCTGTCTGCGGCCTCCGAGCATCAGGCGTTGCAGATCAGTGCGGCGTCGACTGCCGTCAACGACATGGCAGCGTCTATCGATCAGGTTTCGGCCAACGCCTCGGAGTCCTCGGCGGTGGCAGAGCGCTCGGTGGCGATTGCCAACAAGGGCAACGAAGTGGTGCATAACACCATTCATGGCATGGACAACATTCGCGAGCAGATTCAGGACACCTCCAAGCGCATCAAGCGGCTGGGTGAGTCTTCGCAGGAAATCGGCGATATTGTCAGCCTGATCGACGACATTGCCGACCAGACCAATATTCTGGCGCTTAACGCAGCGATTCAGGCCTCCATGGCCGGTGATGCCGGGCGAGGCTTTGCGGTGGTGGCCGACGAAGTGCAGCGGCTGGCCGAGCGTTCGTCGTCTGCGACCAAACAGATCGAAACCCTGGTGCGGGCCATCCAGAACGACACCAACGAGGCAGTCATCTCGATGGAGCAGACCACCAGCGAAGTGGTGCGTGGCGCGCGGCTGGCGCAGGACGCCGGTGTGGCACTCGGCGAAATCGAAGGGGTTTCCAGAGTGCTGGCCGAGCTGATCGAAAGTATCACCGACGCCGCCCATCAACAGGCCGAGTCTGCCGGGCAGATTTCCAAGACCATGACTGTGATTCAGCAGACCACCTCGCAGACCACCTCGGGCACTGCGGCGACGGCCGAGAGCATTGGTAACCTGGCGAAAATGGCCAGTGAAATGCGGCGCTCGGTATCGGGCTTCACCCTGCCACCATCGAAGAAGATCGGATGA
- a CDS encoding chemotaxis protein CheW, giving the protein MAEPRTAFELLLDMDRRCRSLAAGLPLQEAHQQDWIGIGFRMGEQRFVAPIGEIAEILHEPRSAAIPGVKPWVVGVANLRGRLLPIMDLCGFFGHELVPVRRQRRVMVVEHNELFTGLLVDEVFGMQRFSQPSLIPQIPQEMEQRLVPFLRGQFIREQAWQVFSPWAVVQSGDFMDLAS; this is encoded by the coding sequence ATGGCCGAGCCTCGTACCGCCTTTGAACTGCTGCTGGACATGGATCGGCGCTGCCGTTCGCTGGCGGCTGGCCTGCCGTTGCAGGAAGCCCATCAGCAGGACTGGATCGGCATCGGTTTCCGCATGGGCGAGCAGCGTTTTGTGGCGCCTATTGGCGAAATCGCCGAAATTCTCCATGAACCCCGCTCTGCCGCGATACCGGGCGTGAAACCCTGGGTGGTGGGCGTCGCCAACCTGCGTGGCCGACTGCTGCCGATCATGGATCTGTGCGGCTTCTTCGGTCATGAGCTGGTGCCGGTCCGCAGGCAGCGGCGGGTCATGGTTGTCGAGCACAACGAGCTGTTCACCGGTCTGCTGGTGGACGAGGTGTTCGGCATGCAACGTTTCAGTCAGCCGAGCCTCATACCCCAGATACCACAAGAGATGGAGCAGCGCCTGGTGCCTTTTCTGCGCGGGCAATTCATTCGCGAGCAGGCCTGGCAGGTATTCAGCCCGTGGGCCGTCGTGCAGTCCGGGGATTTCATGGACCTGGCGTCCTAG
- the pilH gene encoding twitching motility response regulator PilH: MARILIVDDSPTEMYKLTGMLEKHGHEVLKAENGADGVALARQEKPDAVLMDIVMPGLNGFQATRQLTKDADTSMIPVIMITTKDQETDKVWGKRQGARDYLTKPVDEETLMKTLNAVLAG; encoded by the coding sequence ATGGCTCGAATATTGATCGTCGATGACTCGCCGACTGAAATGTACAAACTCACCGGCATGCTGGAAAAGCACGGTCATGAAGTGCTGAAAGCCGAAAACGGTGCTGACGGTGTGGCTCTGGCCCGTCAGGAAAAGCCCGATGCCGTACTGATGGACATCGTCATGCCGGGCCTCAACGGCTTTCAGGCTACGCGCCAGCTGACCAAGGATGCCGACACCAGCATGATTCCGGTGATCATGATCACCACCAAGGATCAGGAAACCGACAAGGTATGGGGCAAGCGCCAGGGCGCGCGGGATTACCTGACCAAGCCGGTGGATGAAGAAACCCTGATGAAAACCCTGAATGCGGTGCTGGCCGGCTGA
- the pilG gene encoding twitching motility response regulator PilG, translating to MEQHASALKVMVIDDSKTIRRTAETLLRNAGCEVITAIDGFDALAKIADNHPRIIFVDIMMPRLDGYQTCALIKNNRAFKSTPVIMLSSKDGLFDKAKGRIVGSDQFLTKPFNKEELLSAIKAHVPGFVAAEQHLS from the coding sequence ATGGAACAACACGCCTCCGCCTTGAAAGTCATGGTCATCGATGACTCGAAGACCATCCGCCGCACCGCCGAAACGCTGCTCAGAAACGCAGGTTGCGAAGTCATCACTGCGATAGACGGTTTCGACGCCCTGGCCAAGATCGCCGATAACCACCCGCGAATCATATTCGTCGATATCATGATGCCGCGTCTGGACGGCTATCAGACCTGCGCGCTGATCAAGAACAACCGGGCATTCAAGTCCACGCCGGTCATCATGCTGTCGTCGAAGGACGGGCTGTTCGACAAGGCCAAAGGGCGGATCGTCGGTTCCGACCAGTTTTTGACCAAGCCTTTCAACAAGGAAGAACTGCTCAGCGCGATCAAGGCTCATGTGCCGGGTTTCGTTGCAGCAGAACAACATCTATCGTGA
- the gshB gene encoding glutathione synthase, with translation MSVRLGIVMDPIERISYKKDSSLAMLLAAQERGWSLFYMEQKDLYQNAGQARGRMKPLKVFADPAKWFEFEAEIDTGLDDLDVILMRKDPPFDMEFVYTTYLLEQAERDGVLVVNKPQSLRDCNEKLFATLFPQCTPPTLVSRRADIIREFAEQQGDVILKPLDGMGGASIFRHRAGDPNLSVILETLTAHGTQQIMAQGYLPAIKDGDKRILMVDGEPVPYCLARIPAAGETRGNLAAGGRGEARPLSDKDRWIAEQIGPTLREKGLLFVGLDVIGEHLTEINVTSPTCIREIDNAFGTNIGSLLMDAIEKKLEARKA, from the coding sequence ATGAGCGTTCGCCTAGGGATTGTCATGGACCCCATTGAGCGCATCTCCTATAAAAAGGACAGCTCGCTGGCCATGCTCCTTGCCGCACAGGAACGCGGCTGGTCGCTGTTCTACATGGAACAGAAAGACCTTTACCAGAACGCTGGCCAGGCCCGCGGGCGCATGAAGCCGCTCAAGGTGTTCGCCGATCCGGCCAAATGGTTCGAATTCGAAGCGGAAATCGACACAGGCCTTGATGATCTGGACGTGATCCTGATGCGCAAGGACCCGCCGTTCGACATGGAATTCGTCTACACCACCTACCTGCTGGAACAGGCCGAGCGTGATGGCGTGCTGGTGGTCAACAAACCGCAGAGCCTGCGTGACTGCAACGAAAAGCTGTTTGCAACGCTGTTTCCGCAGTGCACCCCGCCGACGCTGGTCAGCCGCCGCGCCGACATCATTCGCGAATTTGCCGAGCAACAGGGTGACGTAATTCTCAAACCGCTGGACGGCATGGGCGGCGCGTCGATCTTCCGCCATCGTGCGGGCGATCCCAACCTGTCGGTGATCCTCGAAACCCTGACCGCCCACGGCACACAGCAGATCATGGCGCAGGGTTACCTGCCCGCCATCAAGGACGGCGACAAGCGCATCCTGATGGTCGATGGTGAGCCGGTGCCGTACTGCCTGGCGCGAATCCCGGCAGCGGGCGAAACGCGTGGCAATCTGGCGGCTGGCGGCCGTGGTGAAGCACGACCGTTGAGCGACAAGGACCGCTGGATAGCCGAGCAGATCGGCCCGACCCTGCGCGAAAAAGGCCTGTTGTTCGTCGGCCTCGACGTGATCGGCGAGCACCTGACCGAAATCAACGTCACCAGCCCGACCTGCATCCGCGAAATCGACAACGCTTTCGGCACCAATATTGGCAGCCTGTTGATGGATGCGATCGAGAAGAAGCTGGAAGCGCGCAAGGCCTGA